One window from the genome of Cricetulus griseus strain 17A/GY chromosome 2, alternate assembly CriGri-PICRH-1.0, whole genome shotgun sequence encodes:
- the LOC100764719 gene encoding olfactory receptor 13C3 yields the protein MDENNQTFVSGFLLWGLSGYPKTEIIYFALILAMYLVILTGNGVLIIASIFDARLHTPMYFFLGNLSFLDICYTTSSVPSTLVSLISKKRNISFSGCTVQMFFGLAMGSTECFLLGMMAFDRYVAIYNPLRYSVIMSKGVYVSMASVSWFSGGINSVVQTSLTMRLPFCGNKVINGFTCEVLPVLKLACADISLNIITMMISNMAFLVLPLLVIFFSYMFILHTILRMNSATGRRKAFSTCSAHLTVVVIFYGTVFSMYAKPKSQDLTGEDNFQTSDKIISLFYGVVTPMLNPIIYSLRNKDVKAAVKYILKQKYIQ from the coding sequence ATGGATGAAAATAATCAGACATTTGTTTCCGGATTCCTTCTTTGGGGACTTTCTGGATACCCAAAGACTGAGATCATTTACTTTGCTCTTATTCTGGCTATGTACCTAGTGATCCTAACTGGCAATGGTGTTCTGATCATAGCAAGCATCTTTGATGCCcgtctccacacacccatgtacttcttcctgggCAACCTCTCTTTTCTGGATATCTGCTACACAACTTCCTCTGTTCCCTCAACTCTGGTGAGTCtaatctcaaagaaaagaaacatttctttctctGGTTGTACAGTGCAGATGTTCTTTGGACTTGCAATGGGATCGACAGAATGTTTCCTTCTTGGCATGATGGCTTTTGATCGATATGTGGCCATCTACAACCCTTTGAGATACTCTGTCATCATGAGCAAAGGAGTGTATGTATCAATGGCATCTGTATCATGGTTCTCTGGTGGAATCAATTCAGTCGTGCAAACATCCCTTACAATGCGGTTGCCTTTCTGTGGGAATAAAGTTATCAATGGTTTTACATGTGAGGTATTACCTGTCCTCAAGCTAGCTTGTGCTGATATATCTCTCAATATCATTACCATGATGATATCAAATATGGCCTTCCTAGTTCTTCCACTATTGGTCATCTTTTTCTCTTACATGTTCATCCTCCATACCATCTTGAGAATGAATTCAGCTACAGGGAGACGCAAGGCATTTTCCACCTGCTCAGCTCACCTGACTGTGGTGGTCATATTTTATGGAACCGTTTTCTCTATGTATGCAAAACCCAAGTCCCAAGATCTGACTGGAGAAGACAATTTTCAAACTTCTGATAagatcatttctttattttatggagTAGTTACCCCCATGCTCAACCCAATCATCTATAGCTTGAGGAATAAGGATGTTAAAGCTGCTGTAAAGTACATACTGAAACAAAAGTATATTCAATAA